In Carya illinoinensis cultivar Pawnee chromosome 16, C.illinoinensisPawnee_v1, whole genome shotgun sequence, a single window of DNA contains:
- the LOC122299515 gene encoding 3-oxo-Delta(4,5)-steroid 5-beta-reductase-like yields MSWWWAGAIGAAKKKFEEDEQPRSFQSVGLVIGVTGIVGNSLAEILPLSDTPGGPWKVYGVARRPRPDWNADHPIEYIQCDVSDLEDTEAKLSPLTDVTHIFYVSWVSRSTEAENCEANGAMFRNVLRAVIPNAPNLRHVCLQTGTKHYFGPFEALGKIEPHDPPFTEDLPRLEVPNFYYTLEDILFEEADKKEGLTWSVHRPNVIFGFSPLSLMNLIGTLCVYAAICKHERLPLKFPGTKAAWDCYTVASDADLIAEQHIWAAVDPYARNEAFNCNNGDVFRWKHFWKVLAEQFGIEDYGFEEGEKLSLVEMMKGKDAVWEEIIRENQLQPTKLEEVGVWWFADLTLGGEALIDSMNKSKEHGFLGFRNSKNSFISWIDKMKSYKIVP; encoded by the exons ATGAGCTGGTGGTGGGCTGGAGCTATTGGCGCTGCCAAG AAGAAATTCGAGGAAGATGAGCAACCGAGAAGCTTCCAGAGTGTGGGACTGGTGATTGGTGTGACTGGCATCGTGGGCAACAGCCTAGCTGAAATTCTCCCTCTCTCCGACACCCCAGGTGGGCCATGGAAGGTCTACGGTGTGGCACGCCGGCCGCGTCCCGACTGGAACGCCGACCACCCGATTGAGTACATCCAGTGCGACGTCTCGGATCTGGAGGACACCGAGGCCAAGCTCTCTCCATTGACCGATGTCACCCACATCTTCTACGTCAGTTGGGTCAGCCGATCGACCGAGGCCGAGAACTGCGAGGCCAACGGCGCCATGTTCCGTAACGTGCTCCGTGCGGTGATTCCGAACGCGCCGAATCTCCGCCACGTCTGCCTCCAGACCGGGACCAAGCATTACTTTGGACCCTTCGAGGCCTTAGGTAAGATTGAGCCCCACGATCCTCCTTTCACGGAGGACCTGCCCCGATTGGAGGTGCCGAATTTCTATTACACACTCGAAGATATTCTGTTCGAGGAGGCCGACAAAAAAGAGGGCTTGACTTGGTCCGTTCACAGACCCAACGTCATATTCGGGTTCTCGCCGTTAAGCTTGATGAACCTCATCGGCACCCTTTGCGTGTACGCCGCTATCTGCAAGCACGAGCGGCTCCCCTTGAAATTCCCCGGCACCAAAGCGGCATGGGACTGTTACACGGTGGCTTCGGATGCGGATCTTATCGCCGAGCAGCATATATGGGCGGCCGTGGATCCGTATGCTAGGAACGAAGCATTTAACTGCAACAACGGGGACGTGTTCAGGTGGAAACACTTCTGGAAAGTGTTGGCTGAGCAATTTGGGATTGAGGATTATGGATTTGAAGAAGGTGAGAAACTGAGCCTAGTAGAGATGATGAAGGGCAAGGATGCTGTTTGGGAAGAGATTATAAGGGAGAATCAACTGCAGCCTACGAAGTTGGAAGAAGTTGGGGTGTGGTGGTTTGCAGACCTGACGCTGGGAGGGGAAGCTCTAATCGATAGTATGAACAAGAGCAAAGAGCATGGATTCTTGGGGTTCAGGAACTCCAAGAATTCCTTCATTTCCTGGATAGATAAGATGAAAAGCTACAAGATTGTACCTTGA
- the LOC122298599 gene encoding cytochrome b5-like, producing MAGRIFTLSQVERHRSKKDCWLVINGRVLNVTKFLKEHPGGEEVLMESAGKDASKEFEDVGHSKGAQSLLRKYQVGVLQGHIFEDEDSEEVAYENKAEMTAVVIKHDRLSKFLRLLLEYFVPFLIGASYFCYRYFTRAP from the exons ATGGCAGGTAGAATTTTCACCCTCTCACAAGTTGAACGACACAGATCAAAGAAAGATTGCTGGCTTGTCATCAATGGCAGA GTATTGAACGTGACAAAGTTTTTGAAGGAACACCCAGGAGGAGAGGAGGTGTTGATGGAGTCGGCAGGGAAGGACGCCTCcaaggagtttgaggatgtTGGACACAGCAAGGGAGCCCAAAGCTTGCTCCGAAAGTACCAGGTGGGTGTTCTTCAAGGACACATATTCGAAGACGAAGACTCCGAGGAAGTTGCCTACGAGAACAAAGCTGAGATGACTGCTGTTGTGATAAAGCATGACCGATTGTCCAAGTTTCTGCGTCTTCTCCTCGAGTACTTCGTCCCTTTCTTGATTGGTGCCTCCTATTTCTGTTACAGATACTTCACCAGAGCACCCTAG